A segment of the Hallerella succinigenes genome:
GATAAGAAAAACACGAACATTACAATTCTCGTCATCGAAGACGAAATTGCAATCGCAGAAGGTCTCGTCGATCTTCTGGAATTCCAGGGTTATCACGTTAAGCATGTCGCAGATGGCATTTCGGGCCTTACCGAAGGTCTCAGCGGCAAATACGGATTGATCCTTCTCGACTTGATGCTCCCGGGCATGGACGGTTTTACTGTTTGCGACAAGATCCGTGAAAAAGACAAGGACGTCCCTATCATTATCCTTTCGGCCAAGAATACCGACAAGGATATTATTGACGGTTTGAAGTACGGCGCAGACGATTACGTTCCAAAGCCGTTTGCCGTTCCGATGCTCCTCGCCCGTATCGAAGCGGTTCTTCGCCGTTCCCGTCAGTCGATGGAAGGCGACGGCAAACTCGCTGCAGGCAATCTGCGCGTGAACTTCCGCGAATACAGCGGCTTCCGTGGCACCGAAAAGCTTTCCTTTACCCGTAAGGAAATCGAAATTCTCGAATATCTGTGGAACAATCGTGACCGCGCCGTTCCACGTGCAGAACTTTTGAATAAGGTCTGGGGTTACGAAAACGCGGAAACCGTCGATACCCGTACGGTGGACATCCACATTACCAAGCTCCGCAAGAAGATCGAAGACGACCCGTCTCATCCTTGCCTGCTCGTCACGTTCCGCGGTGAAGGATACCAGCTCAGAGAAACACCGGACTGATGAATCGGCTCAAGCTGATTTTTACGTTTCTTTTCTTAGTGATCGCGATTCCCGTCGCGATCCTTTTAGTCAATTCCTACAAACATTTTCAAACGGAGTCGCAG
Coding sequences within it:
- a CDS encoding response regulator transcription factor is translated as MDKKNTNITILVIEDEIAIAEGLVDLLEFQGYHVKHVADGISGLTEGLSGKYGLILLDLMLPGMDGFTVCDKIREKDKDVPIIILSAKNTDKDIIDGLKYGADDYVPKPFAVPMLLARIEAVLRRSRQSMEGDGKLAAGNLRVNFREYSGFRGTEKLSFTRKEIEILEYLWNNRDRAVPRAELLNKVWGYENAETVDTRTVDIHITKLRKKIEDDPSHPCLLVTFRGEGYQLRETPD